From Nymphaea colorata isolate Beijing-Zhang1983 unplaced genomic scaffold, ASM883128v2 scaffold0572, whole genome shotgun sequence, the proteins below share one genomic window:
- the LOC116245203 gene encoding uncharacterized protein LOC116245203, with amino-acid sequence MSTVKHLLATNCQQTETKTAKRNIHLSPEKVLDAPDILDDYYLNLLDWSSKGTLSIGLGTRVYLYTPASIRELTQKEDEYICSVSSNPQAEMLAVGLSKGTVEIYDIERETLVRTLRGHADRVSSSAFTFGMLFTGSKDTKIISHDVRAHQSTISKYIGHRG; translated from the coding sequence ATGTCGACTGTGAAACACCTTCTGGCGACGAACTGCCAACAGACTGAGACGAAAACTGCTAAAAGGAACATCCACCTATCGCCTGAAAAAGTGCTAGACGCTCCTGATATCCTTGATGATTACTACCTCAACTTGCTTGACTGGAGCAGCAAAGGAACCCTCTCCATTGGGCTTGGCACCAGAGTATACCTATACACTCCCGCCAGCATACGCGAACTCACTCAAAAGGAGGATGAATATATTTGCTCTGTTTCTTCTAATCCGCAGGCAGAGATGCTGGCGGTAGGGTTGTCCAAAGGAACAGTCGAGATCTACGACATTGAACGGGAAACGCTTGTTCGGACATTGCGGGGACACGCTGATAGGGTATCCTCTTCCGCCTTCACCTTCGGCATGCTCTTCACTGGCTCCAAGGACACCAAGATCATCAGCCACGACGTCAGGGCCCACCAGAGCACAATTTCCAAGTACATCGGCCACAGGGGATAG